The proteins below come from a single Miscanthus floridulus cultivar M001 chromosome 1, ASM1932011v1, whole genome shotgun sequence genomic window:
- the LOC136552310 gene encoding protein RRP6-like 1 yields the protein MDEPEGVRGREDAAPGRDAGDAEEAGDGFQLVTHGKKKKRAASGQDGGSAGSGAVLGAGSVRALTKDKGAAPASGAKAKVPFHDPSIPRPQDVYKIIVDNYNPFEHVWLERSQDGTRRVHPLEKLPVEQFVDRNVPEREPVKPADLEDTPFTLVEDHKGLVELAKKLKGVTEFAVDLEHNQYRSFQGLTCLMQISTRTEDFIVDTLKLRIYIGLYLQEPFKDPTKRKVMHGADRDIMWLQRDFHIYVCNLFDTGQASRVLQMERNSLEHLLLHFCGVTAKKEYQNADWRSRPLPDEMIKYAREDTHYLLYIYDLMRQRLQRESTFENDLLLEVHKRSNEICLQFYEKELLTDTSYLHIYGLQEHELDAKQLAVVAALHEWRDRIARQEDESTGYILPNKALIEIAKQMPTDVGHLKRIVKSKYPYVESNLELIAYTVWNALKYSYAFEGIAGQLKKERLEQLALKSGQANDEVTPLDADIDRSNFDSSDQSANVSVASGSGAGFMSEAALISSIHLEDKTQTISSVKTSETLSGLIRPVNKDVLSNNIHQQASQDLRHTLGALKGNLASGGQSNEQAGSNVENFRSSVFPSQQLSGWVKPFYPNAGMHSDNVWIQTTQMNETMQLGNTPYYTQLPGYSTEVVGSRYEPEGLQMSGYLSGFEPGIESINQRSTVTGQPPGRHKEGSFQSSVRRQSFPPSSYKK from the exons ATGGACGAGCCCGAGGgcgtgagagggagagaggacgCGGCGCCGGGCCGCGATGCCGGCGACGCCGAGGAGGCCGGGGACGGGTTCCAGCTCGTGACgcatggcaagaagaagaagagggcggcCAGCGGCCAGGACGGCGGGAGTGCTGGCTCTGGCGCCGTTCTCGGCGCCGGGTCGGTGCGGGCGTTGACCAAGGACAAGGGAGCCGCGCCGGCGTCGGGGGCCAAGGCCAAGGTGCCCTTCCACGATCCGAGCATTCCCCGGCCGCAGGACGTGTACAAAATCATAGTGGATAACTACAACCCGTTCGAGCATGTCTGGCTAGAGCGCAGCCAAGACGGCACCCGACGTGTTCACCCGCTG GAAAAACTGCCTGTTGAACAGTTCGTTGACAGAAATGTTCCTGAGAGAGAACCAGTGAAGCCAGCTGATTTAGAGGATACACCATTTACACTGGTTGAAGATCACAAAGGCTTAGTGGAATTAGCGAAAAAGTTGAAGGGTGTCACTGAATTTGCT GTAGATTTGGAGCATAATCAATATAGGTCATTTCAGGGCTTGACCTGCTTGATGCAGATTTCAACAAGAACAGAAGACTTTATTGTGGACACTCTTAAGCTACGCATATACATTGGTCTCTATTTGCAAGAACCTTTCAAAGATCCAACAAAGAGAAAG GTAATGCATGGTGCGGATCGTGATATAATGTGGCTCCAGCGGGATTTCCACATCTACGTGTGCAATCTTTTTGACACAGGACAG GCTTCAAGGGTCTTACAGATGGAGAGAAACAGCCTTGAGCACCTATTGCTTCACTTTTGTGGAGTGACAGCAAAGAAGGA ATATCAAAATGCCGACTGGAGGTCGAGGCCACTTCCTGATGAAATGATCAA GTATGCTAGAGAAGATACACACTATCTGCTGTACATATATGACTTAATGAGACAGAGACTACAGAGGGAGTCAACATTCGAAAATGATCTTCTTCTAGAG GTCCATAAGCGCAGTAATGAAATTTGCTTACAGTTCTATGAGAAGGAGCTTCTGACAGATACATCCTATCTCCACATATACGG GTTGCAGGAACATGAACTGGATGCAAAACAGCTGGCTGTTGTTGCT GCTCTACATGAGTGGAGAGATCGTATAGCTCGTCAGGAAGATGAAAGTACTGGTTATATACTGCCAAATAAGGCTTTAATTGAGATAG caAAGCAGATGCCTACAGATGTTGGACATTTGAAAAGAATTGTGAAATCTAAATATCCATATGTTGAGAGCAATCTTGAGCTAATTGCTTACACTGTCTGGAATGCACTTAAGTATTCTTATGCCTTTGAAGGAATAGCTGGGCAACTAAAAAAGGAACGGCTGGAACAG TTGGCTTTGAAAAGTGGTCAGGCCAATGATGAAGTGACTCCTTTGGATGCTGACATTGATAGGAGTAATTTTGATTCATCTGATCAGTCTGCAAATGTCAGTGTTGCTTCTGGCAGTGGGGCTGGTTTTATGAGTGAAGCAGCTTTGATCAGCAGCATCCACCTAGAGGATAAAACTCAAACCATATCCTCAGTTAAGACCTCTGAGACCTTGTCAGGCCTGATCAGACCAGTGAATAAGGATGTCCTGAGCAATAATATACATCAGCAG GCTAGTCAGGACCTGAGACACACTTTAGGAGCTCTAAAAGGAAACTTGGCATCTGGAGGACAGTCAAATGAGCAG GCTGGGAGCAATGTGGAGAATTTTAGATCTTCTGTATTTCCTTCCCAGCAGTTGTCTGGTTGGGTAAAACCATTTTATCCAAATGCTGGAATGCACAGTGACAATGTTTGGATTCAAACAACTCAGATGAATGAGACAATGCAGCTGGGCAACACACCTTACTACACACAGCTTCCAGGATATAGCACTGAAGTTGTAGGGAGCCGTTATGAACCTGAAGGCTTGCAGATGTCCGGGTACCTGTCTGGTTTTGAGCCTGGCATTGAGTCAATAAACCAAAGAAGTACAGTAACAGGACAGCCTCCTGGTAGACACAAGGAAGGAAGTTTCCAGAGTTCGGTGAGACGACAATCTTTCCCACCTTCAAGTTACAAGAAATGA
- the LOC136506996 gene encoding phosphoserine aminotransferase 2, chloroplastic-like produces MAAAAATTPHSLLLQRAATPAAPPRAAIAASSLSLSARAARISCAAVAAPSPAAAAAADEAERGVYNFAAGPATLPLSVLKRAQAELVDYHGSGMSIMEMSHRGKEFDAAIKKAEADLRALLAVPDTHAVLFLQGGATTQFAAVPLNLCAGPTDPADFVVSGSWSDKSFKEAKKFSAASVAWSGKDGKYTALPPFDAIKQNPEARFLHICSNETIHGVEFKDYPEPRNKSGILVADMSSNFCSKPVDVSRFGVIYAGAQKNVGPSGVTIAIVRKDLIGAAQPVTPVMLDFKTHADNASLYNTPPCFAIYICGLVFEDLLAQGGLAEVEKKNAHKAGILYDTIDASGGYYICPVDKSVRSHMNVPFTLAKGPDFEKQFIAEAAKEGMVQLKGHRSVGGVRASIYNAMPLAGVEKLVAFMKDFQARNP; encoded by the coding sequence atggccgccgccgccgccacgacgcCGCACTCCCTCCTCCTCCAGCGCGCGGCGACCCCGGCCGCGCCGCCGAGGGCGGCCATCGCCGCGTCCTCCCTCAGCCTCTCGGCCCGCGCCGCCAGGATCTCgtgcgcggcggtggcggcgccgtcccccgccgccgcggcggcggcggacgaggCGGAGCGCGGCGTCTACAACTTCGCGGCGGGGCCCGCGACGCTGCCGCTCTCCGTCCTCAAGCGGGCGCAGGCGGAGCTGGTGGACTACCACGGCTCCGGGATGAGCATCATGGAGATGAGCCACCGCGGGAAGGAGTTCGACGCCGCCATCAagaaggccgaggccgacctgcGCGCGCTCCTCGCGGTGCCCGACACCCATGCCGTGCTCTTCCTCCAGGGCGGCGCCACCACGCAGTTCGCCGCCGTCCCGCTCAACCTCTGCGCGGGCCCCACCGACCCCGCTGACTTCGTCGTGTCCGGCTCCTGGAGCGACAAGTCCTTCAAGGAGGCCAAGAAGTTCTCTGCCGCCTCCGTCGCCTGGTCGGGTAAAGACGGCAAGTACACGGCCCTCCCGCCCTTCGACGCCATCAAGCAGAACCCTGAGGCCAGGTTCCTCCACATCTGCTCCAACGAGACCATCCACGGCGTCGAGTTCAAGGACTACCCGGAGCCCCGCAACAAGTCGGGCATCCTCGTCGCCGACATGTCCTCCAACTTCTGCTCCAAGCCCGTCGACGTCTCCCGCTTCGGCGTCATCTACGCCGGCGCGCAGAAGAACGTCGGGCCCTCGGGCGTCACCATCGCCATCGTGCGCAAGGACCTCATCGGCGCAGCGCAGCCCGTCACGCCCGTCATGCTCGACTTCAAGACGCACGCCGACAACGCCTCCCTCTACAACACCCCGCCCTGCTTCGCCATCTACATCTGCGGCCTCGTCTTCGAGGACCTGCTCGCGCAGGGCGGCCTCGCCGAGGTCGAGAAGAAGAACGCGCACAAGGCCGGCATCCTCTACGACACCATCGACGCCAGCGGCGGCTACTACATCTGCCCCGTCGACAAGTCGGTGCGGTCGCACATGAACGTGCCCTTCACCCTGGCGAAGGGGCCGGACTTCGAGAAGCAGTTCATCGCCGAGGCGGCCAAGGAGGGCATGGTGCAGCTCAAGGGGCACAGGTCGGTCGGTGGCGTCCGCGCCTCCATCTACAATGCCATGCCGCTCGCCGGCGTGGAGAAGCTTGTCGCCTTCATGAAGGACTTCCAAGCTAGGAACCCTTGA
- the LOC136552317 gene encoding DEAD-box ATP-dependent RNA helicase 38-like, with protein sequence MADKATSPEKKSWADVEEEEEAKAKAAAEAEAAAAASSSSTTEPTVEEQAKQIEALSLAPAVEDAAGEEGPPLLDDSDDSQIQAVTSGGTVYESATTFEDLKLSPELLKGLHDEMGFSRPSKIQAITLPMILTPPYKDLVAQAHNGSGKTTCFVLGMLSRVDPQRKIPQAICICPTRELAQQNKAVLMRMGKFTGITCACAIPPAQKDYMPISKMAPITDQIVIGTSGTLIKWITHKKLATRDIKILVFDEADHMLSEDGFRSDSERIMRDIQRSAGGCQVLLFSATFNERVKDFVTKVIRDGNQIFVKKEELTLEKVKQYKVQVPDESAKIEVIRDKIFEFGQKVGQVIIFVRTKQSTKNVHNALTRDDYVCSSIQGSLDQSEREKIIQEFKDGYTKVLISTDVLARGFDQAQVNLVINYDMPIKFGTRDEPDYEVYLHRIGRAGRFGRKGAVFNLLCGPTDNVVMKKIEDYFQHSVPEVRNWQHEEDFEAALKDAGLL encoded by the exons ATGGCCGACAAGGCGACGTCCCCGGAGAAGAAGTCGTGGGCCGACgtcgaggaagaggaggaggccaAGGCCAAGGCGGCCGCGGAAGCGGAAGCGGCTGCGGCGGCGTCCTCTTCCTCCACCACTGAGCCAACGGTGGAGGAGCAGGCCAAGCAGATCGAGGCGCTCTCTCTCGCCCCGGCGGTGGAGGACGCCGCAGGCGAAGAGGGTCCGCCCCTCCTCGATGACTCCGATGACTCGCAAATCCAAGCC GTGACTTCGGGTGGCACGGTGTACGAGTCGGCCACCACGTTCGAGGATCTGAAGCTGTCTCCCGAGCTGCTCAAGGGGCTGCACGACGAGATGGGGTTCAGCCGCCCAAGCAAGATCCAGGCGATCACCCTGCCCATGATCCTCACGCCGCCCTACAAGGACCTCGTCGCGCAGGCGCACAACGGCTCTGGAAAGACCACCTGTTTCGTCCTCGGCATGCTCAGCCGCGTCGACCCGCAACGCAAGATACCCCAGGCTATCTGCATTTGCCCCACTAGGGAGCTCGCGCAGCAG AATAAGGCAGTTCTCATGAGGATGGGCAAGTTTACTGGCATTACATGTGCCTGTGCAATCCCGCCAGCTCAAAAAGACTATATGCCGATCTCTAAAATGGCTCCGATTACTGACCAGATTGTTATTGGCACATCTGGTACGCTCATCAAATGGATTACCCATAAGAAGCTGGCCACAAGGGATATCAAGATACTTGTGTTTGATGAGGCGGATCATATGCTTTCTGAG GATGGCTTTAGGAGTGATTCTGAAAGGATCATGAGGGATATACAAAGAAGCGCTGGTGGTTGTCAG GTGCTTCTCTTTTCTGCGACCTTCAATGAGAGGGTGAAGGATTTTGTTACAAAGGTCATTAGGGATGGAAATCAGATATTCGTGAAGAAGGAAGAGCTTACTTTGGAAAAAGTAAAGCAATACAAAGTTCAAGTCCCTGATGAATCAGCAAAAATAGAGGTCATAAGGGACAAGATATTTGAATTTGGACAGAAAGTTGGGCAGGTTATCATATTTGTTAGAACAAAGCAAAGTACTAAGAATGTTCACAATGCTTTGACGAGGGACGACTATGTGTGCTCCTCAATTCAAGGATCCCTTGACCAATCAGAGAGGGAAAAGATAATACAGGAATTCAAAGATGGCTACACCAAGGTTCTTATATCAACTGATGTTCTTGCTCGAGGTTTTGACCAAGCACAG GTTAACCTGGTTATCAACTACGACATGCCAATCAAATTTGGTACAAGAGATGAACCTGATTATGAGGTGTACTTGCACAGAATTGGCAGAGCTGGGCGCTTTGGCCGGAAAG GTGCTGTGTTCAACTTGTTGTGTGGTCCAACAGATAATGTTGTGATGAAGAAGATCGAGGACTATTTCCAGCACAGTGTACCTGAG GTTCGGAATTGGCAACATGAAGAAGATTTTGAGGCTGCTCTTAAGGATGCAGGTTTACTTTAA
- the LOC136507004 gene encoding phosphoserine aminotransferase 2, chloroplastic-like: protein MAAAAATTPHSLLLQRAATPAAPPRAAIAASSLSLSARAARISCAAVAAPSPAAAAAADEAERGVYNFAAGPATLPLSVLKRAQAELVDYHGSGMSIMEMSHRGKEFDAAIKKAEADLRALLAVPDTHAVLFLQGGATTQFAAVPLNLCAGPTDPADFVVSGSWSDKSFKEAKKFSAASVAWSGKDGKYTALPPFDAIKQNPEARFLHICSNETIHGVEFKDYPEPRNKSGILVADMSSNFCSKPVDVSRFGVIYAGAQKNVGPSGVTIAIVRKDLIGAAQPVTPVMLDFKTHADNASLYNTPPCFAIYICGLVFEDLLAQGGLAEVEKKNAHKAGILYDTVDASSGYYICPVDKSVRSHMNVPFTLAKGPDFEKQFIAEADKESMVQLKGHRSVGGVRASIYNAMPLAGVEKLVAFMKDFQARNP, encoded by the coding sequence atggccgccgccgccgccacgacgcCGCACTCCCTCCTCCTCCAGCGCGCGGCGACCCCGGCCGCGCCGCCGAGGGCGGCCATCGCCGCGTCCTCCCTCAGCCTCTCGGCCCGCGCCGCCAGGATCTCgtgcgcggcggtggcggcgccgtcccccgccgccgcggcggcggcggacgaggCGGAGCGCGGCGTCTACAACTTCGCGGCGGGGCCCGCGACGCTGCCGCTCTCCGTCCTCAAGCGGGCGCAGGCGGAGCTGGTGGACTACCACGGCTCCGGGATGAGCATCATGGAGATGAGCCACCGCGGGAAGGAGTTCGACGCCGCCATCAagaaggccgaggccgacctgcGCGCGCTCCTCGCGGTGCCCGACACCCATGCCGTGCTCTTCCTCCAGGGCGGCGCCACCACGCAGTTCGCCGCCGTCCCGCTCAACCTCTGCGCGGGCCCCACCGACCCCGCTGACTTCGTCGTGTCCGGCTCCTGGAGCGACAAGTCCTTCAAGGAGGCCAAGAAGTTCTCTGCCGCCTCCGTCGCCTGGTCGGGTAAAGACGGCAAGTACACGGCCCTCCCGCCCTTCGACGCCATCAAGCAGAACCCTGAGGCCAGGTTCCTCCACATCTGCTCCAACGAGACCATCCACGGCGTCGAGTTCAAGGACTACCCGGAGCCCCGCAACAAGTCGGGCATCCTCGTCGCCGACATGTCCTCCAACTTCTGCTCCAAGCCCGTCGACGTCTCCCGCTTCGGCGTCATCTACGCCGGCGCGCAGAAGAACGTCGGGCCCTCGGGCGTCACCATCGCCATCGTGCGCAAGGACCTCATCGGCGCAGCGCAGCCCGTCACGCCCGTCATGCTCGACTTCAAGACGCACGCCGACAACGCCTCCCTCTACAACACCCCGCCCTGCTTCGCCATCTACATCTGCGGCCTCGTCTTCGAGGACCTGCTCGCGCAGGGCGGCCTCGCCGAGGTCGAGAAGAAGAACGCGCACAAGGCCGGCATCCTCTACGACACCGTCGACGCCAGCAGCGGCTACTACATCTGCCCCGTCGACAAGTCGGTGCGGTCGCACATGAACGTGCCCTTCACCCTGGCGAAGGGGCCGGACTTCGAGAAGCAGTTCATCGCCGAAGCGGACAAGGAGAGCATGGTGCAGCTCAAGGGGCACAGGTCGGTCGGTGGCGTCCGCGCCTCCATCTACAATGCCATGCCGCTCGCCGGCGTGGAGAAGCTTGTCGCCTTCATGAAGGACTTCCAAGCTAGGAACCCTTGA